One genomic region from Electrophorus electricus isolate fEleEle1 chromosome 23, fEleEle1.pri, whole genome shotgun sequence encodes:
- the si:ch211-180f4.1 gene encoding leucine-rich repeat neuronal protein 1, which translates to MERTAISTSLLYVCLVLAACCNSLAGSFCPAQCVCETRPWYTPQSVYHQAKTVDCNELHLSTIPRNVSADTQVLLLQSNNISLVTSELRSLVNLTELDLSQNHFTRIQDVGLGNLTQLVTLYLEENQIKELPDFCLKDLVSLEELYINHNQISLIGPNAFSGLGNLLRLHLNSNKLVAIDSQWFESLPNLEILMIGENPIVGLQDMNFHPLSKLHSLVLAGMGLREIPTGAFQGLEYLESLSFFDNKLTVVPRDALRSLPNLKFLDLNKNPIVRVREGDFQNFPHLEELSMNNMEELVAIERGAFSNLPQMAKLEVYNNPHLSYIDRNAFQRMTGLRTLLVHNNDLTLLPQEVLASFPNLDEVSLHSNPIRCDCLSNWGPIFGNQSSLKLLEYQITLCASPPHLIGHSLQEVVTSTWNMASNSCLPLISLHTFPSQLNVTAGQPLTLDCRAVADPVPQFYWVTPTGDKVTSEVVSPAMNEGKRGMKKHRMQDQGALEILHVEPEDAGLYTCVAWNAEGADTRSVLVYVDKSNWHGTRQRTGQQEWVNATGSLVVLAKIIHAHSVVLEWKVYPSVLASGHELPQPKWLSATMKIDNPQISYTAKVPVDVQEYNLTHLLPSTEYQVCLTMASPEQQTQHSCINITTKGASFAVEMVAQPSNVALAAVMGSMFAILIMALLVFYMGRRIKQKSCHHSLKKYMQHATSIPLNELYPPLINLWENETEKEKDVSVDPHSSQIDTSKTYMW; encoded by the coding sequence ATGGAAAGAACTGCCATTTCCACCTCACTGCTCTACGTCTGCCTTGTTCTGGCTGCGTGTTGCAATTCCCTGGCGGGTTCCTTCTGCCCagcacagtgtgtatgtgaaacCCGCCCCTGGTACACCCCTCAGTCTGTCTACCATCAGGCCAAGACCGTGGACTGCAATGAGCTCCACTTGAGCACCATTCCAAGGAATGTGTCTGCTGACACTCAGGTGCTTCTTCTGCAGAGCAACAACATCTCCTTGGTGACCTCAGAACTCCGGAGTCTCGTCAATCTCACAGAACTGGACCTTTCTCAGAATCACTTTACACGGATTCAAGATGTCGGCTTGGGTAACTTAACCCAGCTTGTCACCCTTTACCTAGAGGAGAATCAGATCAAAGAACTACCTGATTTCTGCCTGAAAGATTTGGTCAGCTTAGAGGAACTTTATATAAATCATAACCAGATCTCTTTGATTGGCCCAAATGCATTCTCTGGCTTAGGGAATCTGCTTAGGCTTCATTTAAACTCCAACAAACTGGTAGCTATTGACAGTCAATGGTTTGAGTCTCTTCCAAACCTGGAGATCCTCATGATAGGTGAGAACCCTATAGTTGGGCTGCAAGATATGAACTTCCACCCTCTTTCTAAACTACACAGTCTGGTGTTAGCTGGTATGGGCCTTAGGGAAATACCCACTGGCGCTTTTCAAGGACTAGAATACCTTGAGAGTCTCTCATTTTTTGACAATAAGCTGACAGTGGTGCCCAGAGATGCCCTCCGCTCTCTACCAAACCTGAAGTTCCTTGACCTTAACAAGAACCCTATTGTACGTGTACGGGAAGGCGATTTCCAGAACTTCCCCCACTTGGAGGAGCTCAGCATGAACAACATGGAGGAGCTTGTGGCCATAGAAAGAGGTGCATTTTCCAACCTCCCACAAATGGCCAAGTTGGAAGTCTACAACAACCCTCATTTGTCTTATATTGATCGCAATGCTTTCCAAAGAATGACTGGCTTGCGCACTTTGCTGGTCCACAATAATGACCTCACCCTCCTTCCTCAAGAGGTTTTAGCTTCTTTCCCCAACCTGGATGAGGTCAGCCTCCACAGCAACCCGATCAGGTGCGACTGCCTCTCAAACTGGGGGCCGATCTTCGGCAACCAATCGAGTCTCAAGCTTCTGGAATACCAGATCACCCTGTGCGCCTCGCCTCCGCACCTGATTGGCCACTCGCTCCAGGAAGTGGTGACAAGCACCTGGAACATGGCCAGTAACAGTTGTCTGCCACTTATTTCCCTGCATACCTTCCCTTCACAGCTCAATGTCACAGCCGGACAGCCGCTGACATTAGACTGTCGTGCTGTGGCTGATCCAGTCCCCCAGTTCTACTGGGTGACGCCCACAGGTGACAAAGTCACGTCTGAAGTGGTATCTCCAGCCATGAATGAGGGCAAAAGGGGCATGAAAAAGCACAGGATGCAGGACCAAGGTGCTCTAGAGATTCTCCATGTCGAACCAGAGGATGCTGGGCTCTACACGTGTGTGGCGTGGAATGCAGAAGGCGCAGATACTCGGAGCGTCTTGGTGTATGTGGACAAGAGCAATTGGCATGGCACCCGGCAGAGAACAGGCCAGCAAGAGTGGGTAAACGCCACAGGATCTCTGGTGGTCTTGGCAAAAATAATCCACGCTCATTCCGTGGTACTGGAGTGGAAAGTCTACCCATCTGTCCTCGCCTCCGGCCATGAGTTGCCACAGCCCAAGTGGCTCAGCGCCACCATGAAAATCGACAACCCTCAGATCAGCTACACAGCAAAGGTCCCTGTGGACGTTCAAGAATACAACCTCACCCATCTGCTGCCCTCCACAGAATACCAGGTCTGTCTGACCATGGCGTCCCCGGAGCAGCAAACTCAACATTCCTGCATCAACATCACCACCAAAGGAGCCAGTTTCGCTGTGGAGATGGTCGCTCAGCCAAGCAACGTGGCCTTGGCAGCAGTGATGGGCTCCATGTTTGCCATCCTCATCATGGCCCTTCTGGTGTTTTATATGGGTCGGCGTATAAAGCAGAAGTCCTGTCACCACTCGCTGAAGAAGTACATGCAGCATGCCACCTCCATTCCTCTCAATGAACTCTACCCGCCTCTCATCAACCTGTGGGAGAATGAGACGGAGAAGGAAAAAGACGTGTCGGTTGACCCTCATAGCTCACAGATAGACACCTCAAAGACATATATGTGGTAG